The region AAAAGAATAAAAATAGTTCCTCTTTTGTCAAATAGCTTCGAGTAGTAAAATTAAAGTTTTTATATGGTTCTCCTGGGCGATGATGTCTTAATCCTTTGTGAAGAAACAGATAATACTTGTTTTTACAACTAGAGTACAAGTCTTAGTTGTTGGGTTCCGCTTTCGCGAAAGCTTAACTAATCAATGTTTTAAGGAATTAGCTTTATCTGATGTATTTAATTCATTAGCTATTTCTTTGAACCCTACTCTTTAAGGCTTTGCTCATTTGGTTCTAATTTATTAGGACTTATAAGAGGGCAAATTTCGACATGTTTGGAAGAGTGGCATGAAATGAAAATTAATTACTCTTCCAACTGGAAATAAATTCTAAAACATTTAGGGCAGGAGATGTTGCCAGACAGTCTTTACAGTTTTGGTAAGTCAGCAAACAGTCTACTAGATCTGTAAACATGTGGAAAAGGAGTCCGATTCCTAGAATGCGAAAAGGCTTGCGTAAAAACAACAGTCCCACATAAAAGACCATAGCATAGTACGAATGTAAAGGGTGGAAATTAATACTGCATCTGTCAGCATCAAAAACCGGAGAGGTGAGAAGGTGGTCCAAATCTACCAGCATCGTTAGAAGTAAAAATAAGTAGGCTTTCTTCCATTCTTTATTAAAAAACACCAAAGCGATTCCCAATGGGAAAACAAGGTGTAAAAAATAATGGAGAAGTGTCTGCATACAGTTGATAAAACCAGTTTCTTATTACAAGAGCTAAATTACTGTTATTCTTGGTGAATAGTGCCATTGCCTTGAAGGTAACGGTTATACTTTTATGCGACTCTTTGTTAGGACGAATCACAATCAACGCATCTTTAAATAGGTAGAAATAAAAAAGACCCTGAAATGAATCAGAGTCTTTCTTGATATAAAATTTTAACGGTTACTAAAAACTGTTAACTTATTTTACTTCTTCAAAGTCTACATCTTCTACATCACTTGTAGAGTCTGAGTCGTCAGAAGTGTCAGCTCCAGCATCTGGGCCAGGTTGTCCACCTTGACCATCAGCTTGTGCTTTGTACATTTCTTCACTTGCAGCTGTCCAAACTTTATTTAGTTTTTCTAGTGCTGGATCGATTACTGCTAAGTCTTTAGACTCATAAGCAGCTTTCAATTCGTTAAGCGCTTCTTCGATAGGAGCTTTTTTGTCAGCAGGTAGCTTCTCGCCAAATTCTTCCAATTGTTGCTCTGTTTGGAAAATCATTTGATCTGCAGCGTTTAACTTATCTACAGTTTCTTTTGCTTTTTTATCAGCATCAGCATTAGCAGTAGCATCTTGCTTCATTTTCTCGATTTCTTCCTCGCTTAGTCCAGAAGAAGCTTCGATACGTACATCTTGTTTCTTTCCAGTCGCTTTATCTTCAGCACTTACTTTTATGATACCGTTAGCATCAATATCAAAGGTTACCTCAATTTGTGGAGTACCTCTTCTTGATGGTGGAATATCTGATAAGTGGAACCTACCGATGGTCTTGTTATCATTTGCCATAGCACGCTCTCCTTGGATCACATGAATCTCAACACTTGGTTGATTATCTGCAGCCGTAGAGAATACTTGAGACTTCTTAGTTGGGATGGTCGTGTTGGACTCAATTAATTTAGTCATCACACCACCCATAGTTTCAATACCTAAGGAAAGTGGAGTAACATCTAGTAAAAGAACGTCTTTTACATCACCTGTTAATACACCACCTTGAATAGCAGCACCTACAGCAACTACCTCATCAGGGTTTACTCCTTTTGATGGTTTCTTACCGAAGAATTTCTCAACAGCTTCCTGTACAGCAGGAATACGAGTAGATCCACCTACAAGAATAATCTCGTCAATGTCTCCAGTAGAAAGGCCAGCGTTTTTCAATGCGGTCTGACATGGAGCGATAGTTCTTTTTACTAAGTCTGAGATCAATTTTTCAAAAGCAGACTTGGTCAATGTTTTTACAAGGTGCTTAGGTCCGCTAGCAGTAGCAGTTACATAAGGCAAGTTGATTTCAGTCTGTGCACTTGAAGAAAGCTCAATTTTAGCTTTTTCTGCAGCTTCTTTAAGACGCTGTAAAGCCATTGGATCTTTTCTAAGATCGATGTCTTCAGCAGCCTTAAACTCATCAGCTAACCAGTCGATAATTTTTTGATCTACATCATCACCACCTAAGTGAGTATCACCATCAGTTGAAAGTACTTCAAAAACTCCATCACCTAATTCTAGGATAGAAACATCATGTGTTCCACCACCAAAATCAAATACTACAATCTTCTGATCGGTATCTTTTTTATCTAATCCGTAAGCTAGTGCAGCAGCAGTAGGCTCATTGATTATACGTTCTACTTTAAGACCTGCGATCTCACCAGCTTCCTTAGTCGCTTGACGTTGAGAATCGTTAAAATAAGCCGGTACAGTAATTACTGCTCCAGTTACTTCGTATCCTAAATAATCTTCAGCGGTTTTCTTCATTTTTTGAAGAATCATTGCGCTTAATTCTTGTGGCGTGTAAAGACGGCCATCGATATCCACGCGTGGAGTATCGTTATCACCTTTTACTACTTTATAAGGTACACGTCCAGCTTCTTTTGTAGACTCGCTGTATTTGTTACCCATAAAACGCTTGATTGAAGCAACTGTTTTTGTTGGATTGGTTACCGCTTGTCTTTTTGCAGGATCACCTACCTTAATCTCACCACCTTCTACA is a window of Nonlabens sp. MB-3u-79 DNA encoding:
- the dnaK gene encoding molecular chaperone DnaK; this translates as MSKIIGIDLGTTNSCVSVMEGSEPVVIPNAEGKRTTPSVIAFVEGGEIKVGDPAKRQAVTNPTKTVASIKRFMGNKYSESTKEAGRVPYKVVKGDNDTPRVDIDGRLYTPQELSAMILQKMKKTAEDYLGYEVTGAVITVPAYFNDSQRQATKEAGEIAGLKVERIINEPTAAALAYGLDKKDTDQKIVVFDFGGGTHDVSILELGDGVFEVLSTDGDTHLGGDDVDQKIIDWLADEFKAAEDIDLRKDPMALQRLKEAAEKAKIELSSSAQTEINLPYVTATASGPKHLVKTLTKSAFEKLISDLVKRTIAPCQTALKNAGLSTGDIDEIILVGGSTRIPAVQEAVEKFFGKKPSKGVNPDEVVAVGAAIQGGVLTGDVKDVLLLDVTPLSLGIETMGGVMTKLIESNTTIPTKKSQVFSTAADNQPSVEIHVIQGERAMANDNKTIGRFHLSDIPPSRRGTPQIEVTFDIDANGIIKVSAEDKATGKKQDVRIEASSGLSEEEIEKMKQDATANADADKKAKETVDKLNAADQMIFQTEQQLEEFGEKLPADKKAPIEEALNELKAAYESKDLAVIDPALEKLNKVWTAASEEMYKAQADGQGGQPGPDAGADTSDDSDSTSDVEDVDFEEVK
- a CDS encoding DUF6122 family protein, yielding MQTLLHYFLHLVFPLGIALVFFNKEWKKAYLFLLLTMLVDLDHLLTSPVFDADRCSINFHPLHSYYAMVFYVGLLFLRKPFRILGIGLLFHMFTDLVDCLLTYQNCKDCLATSPALNVLEFISSWKSN